The nucleotide sequence ATGTTGTTTAGGAAATTTGACTGTTCTAACTGTGTAGTGAAACACAGCATGTTGTTTGACCAGTCTGACCAACTTACTGGAAACCTACTCTTTCAAAACATTAGTAATTCTGATTGTTCAAGGCAAGTGTGTTGTAATTTGGTCAACAAAATAAGCGTACATTAACCTATGACGCAATAAATGTTCACAAAAAGAAAGATTAACAGGTAAAAATTGCATAGAGCCTTTAGCAGCAACACTAACAACATGGAATCTGCAACAATAAGCAGAAAATGGAAGCAGCTTTTGCTCTTTGGTAAGAATAATTTAGATTATTTCACAGCTGGAATGGTTTGATTGTAATGTCTCTATGAAGAGCACTACAGGAGATGTCTTTGGGATTTTTCTACAGCATTTCTCTCAACTTTAACTCACGGACAAAACCATTCTCCCTGCCTTCCCACTGACTTTTCTTTTGAGCAGCTTGACAAACAACTTCAGGTAGGGCATTTTATCTACGGCTGAAACAGTTTCTGTTTGATTACTGTAATAAAATAGCATTGCTGTTTTGTTGACTAGTGCAGGCACACATCagatacaaaaaaagaaacattaagaTTGATTAATAATTAACCTGTCTTTTATAGGACATAAAAAACAGTTTGGAAACTGTATCTGACAACTGGACATCATACCAACatggaaacatatttaataaactacaagcGTTAACTGATATCATTCAGAGGCAAGACAACAAAGGTACAGTAACATGGATGACTTTACTTACAATATAATCACCTATCATCTTATTTCATTGCATGTTCTGTACATTATTTTACATTGCATGTGCACAAATTATTTTCCAAAACTTCTACATATTGTAGTGCAATTTATactgaaaatatgaaaatatagacCAACAACCAGGTATCAGCTGTGAACTTGGTCTAACAGGCACGCAAAAtgtagcttaaatgtaaaatatcctAATGCATTTCATAATAGTGAACAGGTCCTTACTTCTTTTCAGCGTTTCAGAAGTTATTGCCAGAAAACTGTTCAGCTCCAGATGTGCCCGAGAATGGAGGCCTGCTGTGTTTATCTGTGAAGGATAAGATCTACTGTAAACCTATGTGCAATGCGGTATAATATACACCAGTCTCACTGCAATTGagccatatttattatttaattgtttttttaactgttgttgtttataacaaaaaaatctacccaggctcattggaaatatgtgcctcacCCTTGATTTTTGCAAAAATATGTTGCTCCAGGTACAGCatttcattgcatgtttcagatgacaaattcacttGAGGGCGTTTACAAATCTGAAATGTTACTTGGAATATGTTTTGATATACATTCCAGAGACATGTCTTTATTGTACATGTCTACGAGAAGGTGTAGCTTGTCAGATCACCTAGACCATGGACGGAGCTGGCGGAACTGGATCCCATAAGGACCTGGACCTACAGCCTAGAAGTCTTTTTTCAGTCTCTCCAACGCTAGGTTTTATTCGGCAGGGGATCGCTGTTTATTCACTCTATGTTTACCCTTTGTCCATCGAAAAAGAAGAGTGGGTGGGGGTGGTGTTGTGGTGTCATTTGTGGGCTGATGGTCGAGGCCCTGGGCCCCCAAATAACTCTGGGGGTCCCTAAAGTGCATGTATAAACTAGCTGGCAACTTTATTGGGTACACagtactagtaccaggttggacctccttttgcctccAGAACAGCCTTTatcctttgtggcataaattcaacaaggtactggaaatattcctgacattttggtccatattgacatgacgcAGTTGCCATTGGAGTACAGtaaactcaatgtcatgttcaagaaaccagtctgagatgatccacgctttatgacatggcagttatcctgctggaagcagtcATCAGAAGatctgtgatcataaagggatggacatgttcagcaacaatactcaggtaggctgtggcattgacaaaaggctcaattggtactaatgggcccaaagtgtgccaagaaaatatcctctacaccattacacccccaccaccagcctaaaccatttatataagacaggatggatccatgctttcatgttgttggccatccaaatgttgcagcagaaattgagactcatcagaccagacaacgtttttccaatcttctattgtccagttttggtgagcctgtgcgaattgtagcctcagtttcctgttcttagttgacaggagtggcacctggtgtggtcttctgctgctgtagcccatccgtctctaggttggatgtgttgtgcgttcagagatgctcttctgcatacctcggttgtaacaagtggttattcaagttactgttgcctttttatcagctcaaaccagtctggccattctcttctgacctccagcatcaacaaggcatttgcacccacagaactgccactcattggatattttctctttttggacaattctctgtaaaccctagagatggttgcacgtgaaaatcccagtagatctgcagcagatcgtcttgaccatgtctacatgcattgagttgcagccatgtgatcggctgattaaaaaatttgcgttaacaagcagttggacaggtgtaccttataaagtggctggtgagtgtactgtatatataattggGGTGTGACATTACATGTATTTGTCTCGAATCATTATAGTACAGGGGTCACAGTTCAGTTCATGCACTCAGAACAAATAGTCAGTCCAGATGTGCCAATCAAACAGTGCAACAACATACAAGCCATTCACaaagaatgcatctttgcatattaaaaaaaacctcaagatgCTGCGCTCAAAAATGGTTCAGCTATGTTGAcattgtcatgccaacttgctactAACAACAGAAGCTTGCAATACTTGTCCCGAGTCTGACTAGGAGTCGTCCACTACTTTGGAACTGACATTAATGAGCGCTGCTGCATGTAAAAGTGTATAAAGGCCATGCAAATCTTTCACATAGCATTCACATAGATCAACAATGGAATATAAGATTCTGTCTCATCTAGTGTGAAAGCAAGTCTGAACATTTGTTGTCCACTGCAGATTACTGCTTTAGCAGTGGCGGCTCCTCCCAgagttcacatttacatttattatcacTGCTAAGCAATAACAACTCCCAAGGAGTCACATCTACATCACTGCACAACAGTGTACGCTCCCACCGGAGCCATTTTTCTCTCTTTCCCAATGCGGtacagcacccctccaaattttcaAGTCTAGCAAATTTTGGGGGGTCTGTGAAATCTGTCTGGCTGCTGTCCTTCTATAAATTGCATCTTTGGGGAGCATTCTGGAGCCGGGCTAGACACTGCGCTCGGACCCTATCTTTATTTTTCCTGACAAGGAGAATAACACGAGTTAGGATGTCTTCcagagctcagagccctctccccggacagcacgccaaatatgcATAgtctattcagtcaaatatctgtgagtgtgaactcgtgaacatCAATGGTCAATCATACACAAGTGTATgccaaaaaaaacatgttcatctAGTGGCTGAACACATTGCTTATGAAACAAAGCCTCAGTCCAGGGGCTCTTCATACAATGAAAACTGACTAATGACTATAATCGAAGCATTTATGGAAGTTTAGAATAAGTGCATGCAATTTGATAGACTGGAAGTagtttgtaactttttatttgattgcaattattttattagtagAACCATTTcagaaaaatactaatttaattttaaaatgcaaaattgcaAGGTAGGCACAAGCACAGACTGCAAGTGTAGCACTGGGAAAGACATCATAAGCTGTATCTGTAGGTGTTTTGTACAAACTTCAGAAAAAAGAAGTAGACAAATTAAGATATTGGCAAAATGCTAATGACCCAAATCCAAGCCAATCATGTAGAGCAAAGACCACTATCctgacaatcaatcaatcaatcagtcaatcaataaatATTGATTCATGTTTTCTTTCCATGCAAACAGGGCTATGATTTCAATTTCATGAGAAGATCAAGGCTGTTTGAGGAATGCAGTACTGCCACAAGACACAAATGGACAACACAGTACATTGGTGGCAACAGGCTGGCTATATGCAACAGTGAGTGACAGTAAATCTTACAAAAAAAGAATTCTTACATTCTGTATGCTTGGGTATACAGGTCTAAATATTTCCATATATATCATCCACTCATTTTTCACTGCAGAGTCCCACATTGCGGTGTCAGGAGTCCCCTCTGCCTACTTCCCTAAGGACCAGGATTGTCACATAACAAAGAGCAATGAACAACTAATGCAGAACATCACAAACATCTTTAAATCTGAGCTGGCTAAAGCGGAGACCACACAAGCAGAGTCTACCAAACTTCTCTGTGGCAACAAGAACAACAACTAAATCCAAGATGTACAAATGAACCATGACCACTTCTCTTTTTTTGGATTTATCTTGATTAAGTAAAAATGTTACCTTAAGGAAATCGCATGCAGTTGTAATGATGTAAAAACATTAAGTACAAAATCAAATCGATCATAATAATAACTAAAGTATCTTTATTTAGGGCTAGTATAGAAATAAAGTAGATGAAGAGCATAAAATATAAGGGGcatttacaaacaaaacacactTTTTCTAGCTCTTATTGTTGACAAGGGGAGTCTTACAAAATCTTCATACATTAGTCATGTTTTTAAACGATTTCACAGTATACAATTAATCACTCTCAGACAATGGAAAATAAAGCAGCCAACATTACTAAGGAGGTTTCAGACTATTTAATTTACGTTTCTGGAATATTCAGCCCATCGGGGTCTAAGGAGCAGCTGAGAATTAGAAAGATCAGTTTAATGGCAGATGAATTTATATGCCCCATTTATATCATAAACAGACTGGATGACCATGTTGAAAATTATTTGTGATTTTCTTTAGAGACTTATTTAACATTAGTCTaaaatgtgtatgtatgcatttaattacaaacaaacagtatttttaaagaatttatgCGAATACAATTCAGTCtgtatgattaaataaaaaacaacatggaTAATAGAAGCAAATTCAAATGTTCTTTGTTTGgatgtatttttaaaacatgGCCACTAGAGGCCAGTGTTGTCAGCATTTAAATAGAACTGGCACTTACATGTAAACGCAGCATCAGATAAAGTTATCTGAAGAAAAAGATTAAttctacttttaaaaaatgagctGGATTAACACCTTTCTAACAAATAACAACAAGAAAAACACAAAGTAATcaaatttaaactatttaaaatattgtttaaaccGCATATGAAATCTATTTCCAACACAATTAAAATAGCTCCCAGCCAAAACATTAGTAGCAGTGTAACACAGACAATTACTTACAGTTAACTTCCTACAAAACACAGAGGCTATTGAAGAATATGCTGAAGTCTGACTGAAGATACCAGCCTTAACACACAATGCCTTTCTGGGACAATTTCtgcaaaagaaagaatgaaagaatgaatgaatgaatgaatgaatgaatgaatgaatgaatgaatgaacgaacgaatggataaatgaatgattgaatgaatgaatgaacgaacagtTAAATTAATAGATAGATTTATAGATTTGACTGTTCCAGCCTTTTGGAACTGTCAAGATGTCATCATcttttacaataaaatctaactccagggtgagaatgtgttaatttttgtttatatatatattacctacATATTGTAGGGTTTTTAATAAGAAATTTTTATGTCGTGATGCTGAGCATATACATTTGTCTTCATGTTTTAATCAAACACAATTATTCTCTAAAGTATACTGTAAATTCAGATATTCATACATGTATAAAGCTTCAGTTCAAAGACAAAGGCTGCGTctaaattgcatacttccatactatattcattcatttactttcttttcggcttagtccctttattaatccggtgtcgccacagcagaatgaaccaccaacctatcctgCACgtcttatgcagcggatgccctttcagctgcaacccatctctaagaaacttccatactatatagtatgctaaaaacattatGCGAGTCAAGTAGAATTCATAAAATTCAGGAAatacagtatgcaagaagtacccagatgacctactaccaGGGGTGGACTTAAGACCCCGTGGAAAGAAGGGGCcctgaccaatgccaagaagcctaaaataatcatatagctcttttatacatttaCTATCATATGTTATACAActtaagattttaatgttattgctTCTTTTCAAACCGGGGGGGCGCCCATGAATAATGGAACATACCTTCTGTACTGCACATGCGCGTGCTTCAATCAAAGATACTACTTCTAGCCAGTGTTTTCGACTTGGCAACTTTTCAATTCCTCTTAGcatcaaattttcaaaaaagcaacaCGGAATGTAGCAAAAGCAGATCATTCCTCTGCATATCGACGGCAAATGTTTCAGCACTGCGAGCGTGAAGTATTTCCCTGCTACAGACAAACCAATCTGCTTCTcttctgttttaaatgtaatcatttaaatggactatttattcttttcttgctgttgttcacaatcacagaccAGTCTACCAGCGATCAGAGTAGAGGCAGGTAGAGTGTGCAAGAGTGAGAAATACGACAAACAATAAAACGCTGCTTCCTCCGCGATCCTGCTGTCTGGCCGAAACAGCTGTCAGATGATGAGCAGCTTATTAAGTGATCTAGTGATTTCCTAGTCAAAAGGCCGCCAATTCACAAACTGCAATTATTCAATTCATATGAAAAATGGTGAAAAGATTAGTTTGATGGATTGTGAATAGTGTTTTGGATAGTGCTTTACATTAGGAAGATAAAAgttcttttaaatataaaaattttgcatatgtatatatatatatatatatatatatatatatatatatatatatatatatatatatatatatatatatatatatgtatatatatatacacacatacatatatatatatatatatatatatatataaatatatatatatatatatatatatatatatatatatatatatatatatatatatatatatatatatacacacacacacatatatatatatatatatgtatgtatgtatgtgtgtatgtatgtatttatatatatatatatatatatatatatatatatatatatatatatatatatatatatatatatatatatatatatatatatatatatatatataaatataaatatatgtatgtatgtgtgtatgtatgtatttatatatatatacatatatatatatatatatatgtatatatatatatatatatgtatatatatatacacatatacatatatatatacatatacatatatatatatatatatacatatacatatatatatacacatgcacacatacatatatatatatatatatatatatatatatatatatatattatatatatatatatatatatatatatatacatgcacacatatatatatatatatatatatatatatatatatatatatatatatatatatatatatatatatatatatatatatatatatatatatatataaataaatactttttaaaatgcagtttattttttaaaaatgctagggccccatacctgaAATTGCTTAACAACCCtaaatcactaagtccgcccctgcctactacttccggcgagattctgaagtgggCATCTGATggacgctgcgctatcccatgaagcaccatgagagaattcattATTAGGAGTGAACCAACACAACTGACgagggtaggtcacgtgatcatgacaaaatggcagatgtagttccattcatactactcacattcatactgtatagaatgtacttttctaacagtcgagtagtaaattcaaattcaaatgcagtacctactgagaagTAGGCGATTTTGAACGAAATCAAAGTCAAGTTGCTTTAACCTTTTCAATACAATGCCTAGAAAACCTactctgtatttatttaattatttattcagtcTCAGATTAGAGCTCTAAAAATCCTTCCCCAGTAAAATAACTTTAAAGAGGTTACAGAATTGCCTATGAGAAACACCacatttttctttcattatttggaGAGTGGAGTTACCAGTCGCAGGGAGCGGATTTCAGAGCTAAGGGTCTCTCGTAGAAGCTCAAGCTCATCTTCTTTATAAAACTCCAGCTCTTTCTTGAGTCTGAATGAAGAAAACATGCATGCAAGAAAGATGGTTAGCCAATATTCATTTCCAAACTCAAATTATACAAGTTCAAAATTAGGTGtttcacttttaaaatcacacattt is from Danio aesculapii chromosome 13, fDanAes4.1, whole genome shotgun sequence and encodes:
- the si:ch1073-126c3.2 gene encoding uncharacterized protein si:ch1073-126c3.2, with protein sequence MESATISRKWKQLLLFAFLSTLTHGQNHSPCLPTDFSFEQLDKQLQDIKNSLETVSDNWTSYQHGNIFNKLQALTDIIQRQDNKAFQKLLPENCSAPDVPENGGLLCLSVKDKIYCKPMCNAGYDFNFMRRSRLFEECSTATRHKWTTQYIGGNRLAICNKSHIAVSGVPSAYFPKDQDCHITKSNEQLMQNITNIFKSELAKAETTQAESTKLLCGNKNNN